A portion of the Uloborus diversus isolate 005 unplaced genomic scaffold, Udiv.v.3.1 scaffold_14, whole genome shotgun sequence genome contains these proteins:
- the LOC129232879 gene encoding zinc finger protein 271-like, producing the protein MPDFDAPYTEIRHCLGVHLRNYAKCSKVFARASNLETHLRTHSGEKPFACELCWKKFSSASNLKKHLSSHTGEKPFACKHCTKQFLTPSYLKVHLRIHTGEKPYSCDHCSKAFSNVSQLNQHLRIHTGEKPHSCDHCSKAFSNISHLNRHLRTHTGEKPYSCQQCSKEFSDASNLKVHLRIHTGEKPYSCEQCSKAFPSASHLRKHLRIHTGEKPYSCDHCSKVYSDASNLKAHLRIHTGEKPYSCEQCPKAFSKISHLNLHLRIHTGEKPYSCDHCSKAFSNISQLNRHLRTHTGEKPHSCDHCSKAFSNISQLNRHLRTHTGEKPYSCQQCSKEFSDASNLKVHLRIHSGERPITCVHCSKTFFFASEIRRHLRTHTGEKPYSCELCLKGFFGSGNLKRHMRTHTGEKPFSCNTHLRTHTGEKPYSCEQCSKAFSNASHLKKHLRIHTRKKPYSCE; encoded by the exons ATGCCAGACTTTGATGCTCCCTACACCGAAATTCGCCATTGTTTGGGCGTTCATCTCAGGAATTATGCCAAA TGTTCAAAAGTATTTGCCAGGGCTTCAAATTTAGAGACACACctgagaacccattctggcgagaaGCCATTTGCCTGTGAACTTTGTTGGAAGAAATTTTCCAGtgcttcaaatttaaagaaacaccTGAGTTCtcatactggcgagaagccatTTGCCTGTAAACATTGCACAAAGCAATTTCTCACCCCTTCCTATTTAAAGGTACATCTGAGGATCCACACTGGCGAGAAACCTTATTCCTGTGATCATTGTTCTAAAGCATTTTCAAACGTTTCACAATTAAATCAACATCTGAgaatccatactggcgagaaacctcATTCCTGTGATCATTGTTCTAAAGCATTTTCCAACATTTCACATTTAAATCGACATCTGAGGacccatactggagagaaaccgtactCCTGTCAACAGTGTTCAAAAGAATTTTCCGACGCTTCAAATTTAAAGGTACATCTGAGGATCcacactggcgagaaaccgtattcttgtgagcaGTGTTCAAAAGCATTTCCCAGCGCTTCACATTTACGGAAACATCTGAGGATCCACACTggtgagaaaccgtattcctgtgaccATTGTTCAAAAGTATATTCCGACGCTTCAAACTTAAAGGCACATCTGAGgatccatactggcgagaaaccgtattcctgtgagcaGTGTCCAAAagctttttccaaaatttcacaCTTAAACTTACATCTGAGGAtccatactggtgagaaacctTATTCCTGTGATCATTGTTCTAAAGCATTTTCCAACATTTCACAATTAAATCGACATCTGAggacccatactggcgagaaacctcATTCCTGTGATCATTGTTCTAAAGCATTTTCCAACATTTCACAATTAAATCGACATCTGAggacccatactggcgagaaaccgtactCCTGTCAACAGTGTTCAAAAGAATTTTCCGACGCTTCAAATTTAAAGGTACATCTGAGGATCCATAGTGGAGAGAGACCAATTACCTGTGTTcattgttcaaaaacattttttttcgccTCTGAAATAAGgagacatctgagaacccatactggagagaaaccgtattcttgtgagctTTGCTTAAAGGGATTTTTTGGATCTGGAAACTTAAAAAGACACATGAGAACCCACACAGGCGAAAAACCATTTTCCTGTAAT acacatctgagaacccatactggcgagaaaccgtattcctgtgagcaGTGCTCAAAAGCCTTTTCCAACGCTTCacatttaaagaaacatctgaggATCCATACTCGtaagaaaccgtattcatgtgagtAG